TGGATCCGGACAATGGGGCTTACGTAGACTCGTTAGGTTGGGTTTACTATCAGCGGGGTGACTACGATAAGGCCCTGACGAAATTGCTCCAGGCGGCTGGACTCCTGGAAGATCCTGTTATTCTGGAACATATAGGGGATGCTTATAAGGCAAAGGGTGATAAGGAAAAGGCCCTCTCTTACTGGGAAAAGTCAAAGGAGGCCGGTAATAAAGATGAAAAGTTTCTGGAGAAGCTGAGGAAAACGAAGGAAGAATGAATCGCGAATCTCGAATTGCGAATTGCGAATCGTGAATTGTGAATTGCGAATCGCGAATCGCGATTGAAAAAAGGATGGATCAAGAAGAGCTTCGAAGACGAACCAAGAGATTTGCCTTACGGATTATAAAATTAGTTACAGTTTTACCAAAAACAAGGGAGGCAGATGTAGTTGGGAGGCAAGTTTTAAAATGTGGGACTTCAGTGGGCGCAAATTATCGTGAGGCTACACGAGCCCGATCAAAGGCAGATTTTATCTCCAAGATAGGAATTGTTGAACAAGAGGCAGATGAAACCTTATACTGGTTGGAATTATTAGCGGAGTCTAATATTATGGATCCAACAAGGTTAGATGCCCTCATTACAGAAGCCAGAGAATTATTAGCAATCTTTGTTTCCTCAGGCAAGACTGCTAAGAAAGAAAGATAGAATCGCGAATCGCGATTAAAAAGTAGATTCGCAATTCGCGATTCGCGATTGAAAGGAGGAGGTAATGACTACTATTGTCGATGTTCACGCCAGGGAGATTCTGGATTCCAGGGGGAATCCCACGGTAGAGGTAGAAGTAGGATTAGAAGATGGAACTATTGGGGTGGCGGCGATTCCTTCCGGGGCTTCAACCGGGGCCTATGAAGCCGTGGAATTGCGGGATAACGATCCTAATCGCTATCTGGGTAAGGGAGTTTTAAAGGCAGTTGAGGCAGTCAATGGTGTTATTGCCGATAAATTGCTTGAGGAAGAAGTGGAGGCTGAGGAACAGGTCTTTATCGATCAACTTCTTTGTGACTTAGACGGCACAGAGAATAAAGAAAGATTGGGGGCAAATGCTATTCTGGGGGTTTCTTTAGCCTGTGCCAAGGCAGCCGCAGAGAGCCTAGGGCTTCCCCTTTACAGATATATTGGGGGAGTAATGGCCAGGGAGCTTCCCTTGCCTTTGATGAATATCCTTAACGGCGGTAAACATGCGGATAATTCCGTTGATATCCAGGAATTTATGATTGCGCCTAAAGGGGCGGCCAGTTTTCGGGAAGCCCTTCGAATCGGTGCGGAGGTGTTCCATCACTTGAAAGGCATTTTAAAGAAAAGAGGGATGTCTACGGCCGTAGGGGATGAAGGTGGGTTTGCCCCGGATTTGAGGTCTAGCGAGGAGGCTTTAGACGTGATCATGAAGGCTATCGTGGCCGCTGGCTACACGCCGGGCGAGGATGTCCTCCTGGCCCTTGACGTGGCGGCGACCGAACTTTTGATGGCTGAAGGATACGAATTTAAGGGTGAAGGCCGGGTCAGAACAACTGAAGAATTAATTGATTACTATACCTATCTCATAGATAAATATCCTATTATGTCTATTGAAGATGGGCTGGCTGAGGATGACTGGGCCGGTTGGAAGGCCTTGACTCAACGTTTAGGAGAGAGGGTCCAATTGGTGGGCGATGATCTCTTTGTGACTAACACTGTCCGGTTAGCCCGGGGGATTGAGGAGAGGGTAGCCAATTCCATTTTGATTAAGGTCAATCAGATCGGCACCTTGACCGAGACCCTGGAAGCCATTGAAATGGCTAAAACTGCCGGTTATTCTTGTATCATCTCCCACCGTTCAGGTGAAACCGAAGATACTACTATTGCTGATATTGCGGTGGCCAGCAACTGTGGGCAAATAAAGACCGGCTCTCTTTCTCGAACAGACCGGATCGCCAAGTATAACAGGCTCTTGAGAATAGAGGAGGAGTTAGGTGAGACGGCCCGGTTTATGGGGGAAGAGATTATGGGAGAAGAGGTAGGTGAGGAGATCATAAGGCGTGGTGGGCAAGAGTAATCAATGGCGGATGGCCGATTTCGGCTGGCGGAATGAAGAATCCGAATTCCAAAGGCCACCATCCGAAATAAAGTAATGTCAAATAGGATATGAAAAGGGGTTAACCATTCACCTCACCACGGAGACACAGAGACACTGAGAAAAATCTAAAGGACAAATCTCAATTATTTACTCTGTAAGTGCTTTTTCTAAAATCATTCTCCGTGTTTCTGTGTCTCTGTGGTGAACGATTACGAATTCCATTAAGTGGAAGGAAGCTCAACGGGAAGTCAGAAGGCTGCAAATGCGTATCGCAAAGGCTGTGATTGCTTGGGAAGGATCACAGTCGGGCTGTCCCACAAGGGCCGCCTTTGAGATGCTTGAGCTGTATGGGGGGAAACCTCGCTGACTGCCTAACCTCTCACTCCAGCCGACTGCGCTCCGCTCGGTCACTTCGCTCCCTCGCTCCACGCAGCGGCTGAGCTCGGTGCCGTTAGCCGCCCCGTCGAGATCGTGCGTCTATGTGAGAAAGACGAAACAGCAAAGGAGACCATAATGGTTATCTCTGAGAGGATTCAAGAGTACGTTCAAAGACTACCAGCCTCCTTTCAAGCAGAGGTGCTTGATTTTGTCGAGTATCTTTTAGCAAAGACGGACCGCGAAATACTCCGTCGAGAAGAAAGGGCCTGGTCAGATTTGTCTCTGCAGTCTGCCATGCGTGGAATGGAAGACGAAGCTACGCCGATGTACACTGCTTCCGACTTGAAGGTAGTCTTCGCATGAAACAAGCAGGACAGATTGGACTGTTCCGTTT
This bacterium DNA region includes the following protein-coding sequences:
- a CDS encoding DUF2281 domain-containing protein, translating into MVISERIQEYVQRLPASFQAEVLDFVEYLLAKTDREILRREERAWSDLSLQSAMRGMEDEATPMYTASDLKVVFA
- the eno gene encoding phosphopyruvate hydratase; the encoded protein is MTTIVDVHAREILDSRGNPTVEVEVGLEDGTIGVAAIPSGASTGAYEAVELRDNDPNRYLGKGVLKAVEAVNGVIADKLLEEEVEAEEQVFIDQLLCDLDGTENKERLGANAILGVSLACAKAAAESLGLPLYRYIGGVMARELPLPLMNILNGGKHADNSVDIQEFMIAPKGAASFREALRIGAEVFHHLKGILKKRGMSTAVGDEGGFAPDLRSSEEALDVIMKAIVAAGYTPGEDVLLALDVAATELLMAEGYEFKGEGRVRTTEELIDYYTYLIDKYPIMSIEDGLAEDDWAGWKALTQRLGERVQLVGDDLFVTNTVRLARGIEERVANSILIKVNQIGTLTETLEAIEMAKTAGYSCIISHRSGETEDTTIADIAVASNCGQIKTGSLSRTDRIAKYNRLLRIEEELGETARFMGEEIMGEEVGEEIIRRGGQE
- a CDS encoding four helix bundle protein — its product is MDQEELRRRTKRFALRIIKLVTVLPKTREADVVGRQVLKCGTSVGANYREATRARSKADFISKIGIVEQEADETLYWLELLAESNIMDPTRLDALITEARELLAIFVSSGKTAKKER